In Odocoileus virginianus isolate 20LAN1187 ecotype Illinois chromosome 5, Ovbor_1.2, whole genome shotgun sequence, a single window of DNA contains:
- the LRRC8B gene encoding volume-regulated anion channel subunit LRRC8B, which translates to MITLTELKCLADAQSCYHILKPWWDVFWYYITLIMLLVAVLAGALQLTQSRVLCCLPCKVEFDNHCAVPWDILKASVNASSDAGRPLPLPLRIQNDLHRQQYSYIDAVCYEKQLHWFAKFFPYLVLLHTLIFAACSNFWLHYPSTSSRLEHFVAILHKCFDSPWTTRALSETVAEQSVRPLTLSKSKVLLSSSGCSAGDVDANKQSLPYPQPGLESAGIESPTSSVLDKKEGEQAKAIFEKVKRFRLHVEQKDIIYRVYLKQIIVKVILFVLIITYVPYFLTYITLEIDCSVDVQAFTGYKRYQCVYSLAEIFKVLASFYVILVILYGLTSSYSLWWMLRSSLKQYSFEALREKSNYSDIPDVKNDFAFILHLADQYDPLYSKRFSIFLSEVSENKLKQINLNNEWTVEKLKSKLVKNAQDKVELHLFMLNGLPDNVFELTEIEVLSLELIPEVKLPSAISQLVSLKELHVYHSSLVVDHPALAFLEENLKILRLKFTEMGKIPRWVFHLRNLKELYLSGCVLPEQVSTMQLEGFQDLKSLRTLYLKSSLSRIPQVITDLLPSLQKLSLDNEGSKLVVLNNLKKMVNLKSLELISCDLERIPHSIFSLNNLHELDLRENNLKTVEEIISFQHLQNLSCLKLWHNNIAYIPAQIGALSNLEQLSLDHNNIENLPLQLFLCTKLHYLDLSYNHLTFIPEEIQYLSNLQYFAVTNNNIEMLPDGLFQCKKLQCLLLGKNSLMSLSPHVGELSNLTHLELIGNYLETLPPELEGCQSLKRSCLIVEENLLNTLPPPVTERLQTCLDKC; encoded by the exons ATGATTACACTAACAGAGCTAAAATGCCTAGCAGACGCCCAGTCATGTTATCACATCCTGAAGCCGTGGTGGGACGTCTTTTGGTATTACATCACCCTGATCATGCTGCTGGTGGCCGTGCTGGCTGGAGCCCTCCAGCTCACACAGAGCAGGGTTCTGTGCTGTCTCCCCTGTAAGGTGGAATTTGACAATCACTGCGCCGTGCCTTGGGACATCCTGAAAGCCAGCGTGAACGCATCCTCCGATGCCGGGAGGCCACTTCCGCTGCCCCTCAGAATCCAGAACGACCTCCACCGACAGCAGTACTCCTACATTGACGCCGTCTGTTACGAGAAGCAGCTCCACTGGTTTGCCAAGTTCTTCCCCTACTTGGTGCTCTTGCACACCCTCATCTTTGCAGCCTGCAGCAACTTCTGGCTTCACTACCCCAGCACCAGTTCCAGGCTCGAGCACTTTGTGGCCATCCTGCACAAGTGCTTCGATTCTCCCTGGACCACCCGCGCCCTGTCAGAGACGGTGGCCGAGCAGTCAGTGAGGCCCCTGACCCTCTCCAAGTCCAAGGTTCTGCTCTCCTCCTCGGGGTGCTCAGCCGGCGACGTGGATGCCAACAAGCAGTCACTGCCCTACCCACAGCCTGGCTTAGAGTCAGCTGGCATAGAAAGCCCGACCTCTAGCGTCCTGGACAAGAAGGAGGGCGAACAGGCCAAAGCCatctttgaaaaagtgaaaaggttCCGCCTGCACGTGGAGCAGAAGGACATCATCTACAGAGTGTACCTGAAGCAGATCATAGTCAAAGTCATTTTGTTTGTCCTCATCATAACTTACGTTCCGTATTTTTTAACCTACATCACTCTGGAAATTGACTGTTCAGTGGACGTGCAGGCTTTTACTGGATACAAGCGCTACCAGTGTGTGTACTCCTTGGCAGAAATATTCAAGGTCCTGGCTTCATTTTACGTCATCTTGGTTATACTTTATGGTCTCACCTCGTCTTACAGCTTGTGGTGGATGCTGCGGAGCTCTCTGAAGCAATATTCCTTTGAGGCGCTGAGAGAAAAAAGCAACTACAGCGACATCCCAGATGTCAAGAACGACTTCGCCTTTATCCTCCATCTGGCTGATCAGTACGACCCGCTTTACTCCAAACGATTCTCCATATTCCTGTCAGAGGTCAGTGAGAACAAACTGAAACAGATCAACCTCAACAATGAATGGACGGTCGAGAAACTAAAAAGCAAGCTTGTGAAAAATGCCCAGGACAAGGTAGAACTGCACCTTTTCATGCTAAACGGTCTTCCCGACAATGTCTTCGAGCTGACAGAAATCGAAGTGCTAAGCCTGGAGCTGATCCCTGAGGTCAAGCTCCCCTCGGCGATCTCACAGCTGGTCAGCCTCAAGGAGCTCCACGTGTACCACTCGTCCCTGGTGGTCGACCACCCCGCCCTGGCCTTTCTAGaggagaatttaaaaattcttcgCCTGAAATTTACTGAAATGGGGAAAATCCCACGCTGGGTGTTTCACCTGAGGAATCTCAAGGAGCTTTACCTATCGGGCTGTGTGCTGCCTGAGCAGGTGAGCACCATGCAGCTAGAGGGCTTTCAGGACCTGAAAAGCCTGAGGACCCTCTACTTGAAGAGCAGCCTCTCCCGGATCCCACAAGTCATCACGGACCTCCTGCCTTCACTGCAGAAGTTGTCCCTCGATAATGAGGGGAGCAAGCTGGTTGTATTGAACAACCTGAAAAAAATGGTCAACCTGAAAAGCCTGGAGCTGATCAGCTGTGACCTGGAACGTATTCCACACTCCATTTTCAGTCTGAACAATTTGCATGAGTTAGACCTCAGAGAAAATAACCTTAAAACTGTGGAAGAGATCATTAGCTTTCAGCACCTCCAGAATCTTTCCTGCTTAAAGCTGTGGCACAATAACATTGCTTATATTCCAGCCCAAATCGGGGCATTGTCTAATCTAGAGCAGCTCTCTTTGGACCATAATAACATTGAGAACCTGCCCCTGCAGCTTTTCCTATGCACCAAACTACATTATTTGGATCTAAGCTATAACCACCTGACCTTCATTCCGGAAGAAATCCAGTATCTGAGTAATTTGCAGTACTTTGCTGTGACCAATAACAAC aTTGAGATGCTTCCAGACGGGCTGTTTCAGTGCAAAAAGCTGCAGTGTTTACTCTTGGGGAAAAATAGCCTGATGAGCTTGTCACCTCACGTGGGTGAGCTGTCAAACCTTACTCATCTGGAGCTCATCGGTAATTACCTGGAAACACTTCCTCCTGAACTGGAAGGGTGTCAGTCCCTAAAACGGAGCTGTCTGATTGTCGAGGAGAATTTGCTCAATACTCTTCCTCCCCCTGTAACAGAACGTTTGCAAACATGCCTAGATAAATGTTGA